DNA sequence from the Armatimonadota bacterium genome:
GCGCAACCCAGACACCATCACCCATGGGCTGTCAATCCACGCGGCCAACACCCAGACGAGTCTCGTGGTGGGCAACATCCCGGCCGGGCAGTCCCGTACCCTTCGATTCCGGGCAGACTTTCCCGGCGTCTACATGTACCACTGCGCCCCGGGCGGCCACGGGATCCTGGCCCACACCATGGGCGGGATGTTCGGGATGGTGGTCGTGGAGCCCAAGCGCACCAAGTACCGGCTGGAGGAGGAGCTCGGCCGGCCCCCGGACGTGCGGGTGTACATCGTCCAGCATGAGGTGTACGCCAGCGGGAAGGACTTCGCG
Encoded proteins:
- a CDS encoding multicopper oxidase domain-containing protein — protein: MRSLDRTLLVFAVAALAAGLLTGAHPVQAATKKFELVATRKALVVDEGVVWRAFTWNGRVPGPLLVVEEGDTVELTVRNPDTITHGLSIHAANTQTSLVVGNIPAGQSRTLRFRADFPGVYMYHCAPGGHGILAHTMGGMFGMVVVEPKRTKYRLEEELGRPPDVRVYIVQHEVYASGKDFA